The Halomicronema hongdechloris C2206 genome includes a window with the following:
- a CDS encoding metal-dependent hydrolase: protein MPSPIAHSVAGYVLSVIKSREINLLTWKKIWRTDTFYVVFISNAPDLDFLIQAFSNEKIHRGFTHSITAALGVSLFAVIASHIFHKLSHFKSLFWVTLMLYSLHLFLDYFTAGGPGMQLLWPFTNEFYRSSVSLFPGVHHSRGVLDWSHIQFVSYELIFSGLLIWGLKHWKSYRKDSKKSLT, encoded by the coding sequence ATGCCTTCACCAATTGCTCATTCAGTTGCTGGATATGTTTTGTCAGTGATCAAGTCTAGAGAAATCAATCTACTTACTTGGAAAAAAATATGGCGAACAGATACATTTTATGTGGTCTTTATATCAAATGCACCTGACTTAGATTTCCTTATCCAGGCTTTCTCGAACGAGAAAATACATCGAGGGTTTACTCATAGTATCACAGCCGCTTTGGGAGTAAGTCTCTTTGCTGTTATTGCCAGCCATATTTTTCATAAGCTATCACACTTTAAATCCCTATTCTGGGTAACGTTGATGCTCTACAGTCTTCATTTATTTTTAGACTACTTCACGGCTGGTGGCCCGGGTATGCAATTGCTTTGGCCTTTCACCAATGAATTTTATCGCTCCTCAGTTTCCTTATTTCCTGGAGTACATCATTCCCGCGGAGTTTTAGACTGGAGCCATATCCAATTCGTTAGCTATGAATTGATATTCTCAGGATTACTGATATGGGGCTTAAAACATTGGAAATCTTATAGAAAAGATAGTAAAAAGTCATTAACTTGA
- a CDS encoding NAD-dependent epimerase/dehydratase family protein has product MAKVLVTGGKGFLGSHLAAKLAKTEDQVRIFSRQKGTNSSILRDSNYEFSWGDIRDSRAVENAVEGVDYIIHTVSNFRKGGSDKDDAYSTNVEGTENILRAAEKHNVQHIIHCSTIGVHGTVLEIPANEDTPFNPTDLYQETKLIAEKKVWEFYQKTKLPITVIRPISLFGAGDMRMLKLFRLIKQGKFIIVGDGEVLFHPAYIDDVVQGFLLCLGNERAFGEAFIIGGEGYLTLNELCGLIAEELKVRPPKLYVPMVPVLALATLCEKICVPLGIEPPLHRRRVSFFQNNRAFSIDKAKQILGYQPQFSLEEGIQKTIQWYQAQGWL; this is encoded by the coding sequence ATGGCAAAGGTTTTAGTCACAGGTGGCAAGGGATTTCTAGGTAGCCACTTGGCAGCTAAGTTAGCAAAAACAGAGGATCAAGTTCGTATTTTTTCCCGTCAAAAAGGTACGAATAGTTCAATTTTAAGAGATTCTAATTATGAATTCTCTTGGGGTGATATTAGAGATTCAAGGGCTGTTGAAAATGCAGTTGAAGGGGTTGATTACATTATTCACACAGTCTCTAATTTTCGCAAAGGAGGCTCGGATAAAGATGACGCTTACTCTACAAATGTTGAAGGCACTGAGAACATACTGAGAGCAGCAGAAAAGCATAATGTTCAACACATAATTCACTGTAGCACGATTGGTGTGCATGGCACAGTTTTAGAAATCCCTGCAAATGAAGATACTCCATTCAATCCAACTGATCTCTATCAAGAAACAAAGTTGATTGCAGAAAAGAAGGTTTGGGAATTCTATCAGAAAACCAAATTACCGATCACCGTCATTCGCCCTATCTCTCTCTTTGGAGCGGGCGATATGCGGATGCTTAAGCTTTTTCGTCTGATTAAGCAGGGAAAATTTATTATCGTAGGAGATGGAGAGGTATTATTTCATCCCGCCTATATCGATGATGTAGTTCAGGGATTTCTCCTTTGCCTAGGTAATGAGAGAGCTTTTGGAGAAGCATTCATCATCGGAGGGGAAGGATATTTGACATTGAATGAACTATGTGGCCTGATTGCAGAAGAGTTGAAGGTTCGTCCTCCAAAACTTTATGTGCCGATGGTACCAGTGCTAGCTCTGGCAACTCTCTGCGAGAAAATTTGTGTGCCTTTGGGAATTGAGCCACCCTTGCATAGACGGCGAGTCAGCTTTTTTCAAAATAATCGAGCATTTTCCATCGATAAAGCGAAACAGATTTTAGGATATCAACCCCAATTCTCTCTGGAAGAAGGTATTCAGAAAACAATCCAATGGTATCAGGCACAAGGATGGCTATAG
- a CDS encoding acyltransferase, with protein sequence MSNIENFSTHEPLTIQKNEEIQKTALQAALIDSKKSALQKYQDFAVGSSKLSALLKYEILTGIFGPIPGALGLVLRKRFYKSLFGSIGRGVVFGKSITIRHPHKIHIGENVIIDDYAVLDAKGTDNQGITIGNNVMIGRNSVISCKNGDITIGDNTNIAMNCFIQSAKTVHIGANVLIAPYCYVIGGGDHETVRTDIPIIAQGQIVKGIIIEDNCWLGADVKVLDGIKIERDSIIGTGAVVTKSLPEFNVAVGIPAKVIKIRKNG encoded by the coding sequence ATGAGTAATATAGAAAATTTCTCGACTCATGAACCATTGACTATTCAAAAGAATGAAGAGATTCAAAAAACTGCACTTCAAGCAGCATTAATTGATTCTAAAAAGTCAGCCTTACAGAAATATCAAGACTTTGCCGTTGGGTCTTCTAAGTTATCAGCGTTACTGAAATATGAAATATTAACAGGGATATTTGGACCAATTCCTGGAGCACTCGGATTGGTCTTACGTAAACGGTTTTATAAATCTTTGTTTGGTAGTATTGGTCGAGGTGTGGTTTTTGGCAAGTCGATAACAATTCGCCATCCCCATAAGATTCACATTGGCGAAAACGTTATCATTGACGATTATGCTGTTTTGGATGCCAAAGGGACTGATAACCAAGGAATCACCATCGGTAATAATGTCATGATTGGTAGGAATTCAGTGATTAGCTGCAAGAATGGCGATATCACGATTGGTGATAACACTAATATTGCAATGAACTGCTTTATTCAATCTGCCAAAACTGTTCATATTGGCGCAAATGTCTTGATTGCACCATACTGCTATGTGATTGGTGGTGGAGATCATGAAACAGTTAGAACTGATATTCCAATCATCGCTCAGGGGCAGATTGTGAAGGGAATCATAATTGAAGATAACTGTTGGCTTGGCGCTGATGTAAAGGTCTTAGACGGGATCAAAATTGAACGAGATAGTATTATTGGGACGGGTGCTGTTGTCACTAAATCCCTTCCGGAATTTAATGTTGCTGTTGGTATACCTGCAAAGGTAATTAAAATTAGAAAAAACGGCTAA
- a CDS encoding glycosyltransferase family 4 protein codes for MKAVSIQNIEQTDDVMASRSLDRHIHVMHIIDKLSVSGSGVHGVGRAIEWWIPRFDSNEFRFSICSLRTPEAAGKVFEEQGIPPFFLGRGKFDVRTVLDLVKLIKRERPHVLHLHGYGATNFGRIASFLTGTPNIVHEHTVIDNQPLYQTIVDTFLSPLTSKAIAISQPVYEFMIRHRKIDPAKLDVFFYGIPLSEFQAPEQREIQEKRSKLNIDPDEHVICNVGRLDTQKGQIYLLKAAILVLKELPNTRFLIVGEGPDREMLESFARENGISDRIIFTGLRKDVPTLLALSDLVAIPSLWEGGPLTLFEAMNLSKPVIGTPAGMMGEVISNGKTGFQVPLRSVDELAERIIYLLKNPTIAKRMGGRSWKVCQNYDISASVRRLSEIYRELFRT; via the coding sequence ATGAAAGCAGTTTCTATACAAAATATTGAGCAGACAGATGATGTCATGGCCTCTAGATCTCTAGACCGACATATTCATGTGATGCATATTATTGACAAGCTAAGTGTTTCTGGATCAGGAGTTCATGGAGTTGGTAGAGCAATTGAGTGGTGGATTCCCCGATTTGATTCTAATGAATTTCGATTCAGTATTTGTAGTTTACGCACGCCTGAAGCTGCTGGAAAAGTTTTTGAGGAACAGGGAATACCTCCTTTTTTCCTTGGCAGAGGGAAGTTTGATGTGAGAACCGTTTTAGATCTAGTTAAGCTGATTAAAAGAGAGAGACCACATGTTCTCCACCTGCACGGTTATGGAGCTACAAATTTCGGACGAATTGCAAGTTTCTTGACAGGCACTCCTAATATTGTCCATGAGCACACAGTAATTGATAATCAACCGCTATATCAAACTATAGTTGACACATTTCTATCACCGCTGACGAGTAAGGCGATTGCTATTTCTCAACCTGTATACGAATTTATGATTCGTCACCGCAAAATAGATCCAGCGAAACTAGATGTATTCTTTTATGGCATCCCGCTTTCTGAATTTCAAGCACCTGAGCAAAGAGAAATTCAAGAAAAGAGGAGTAAATTAAATATTGACCCAGACGAACATGTTATCTGTAATGTTGGTCGCTTAGATACACAAAAGGGACAAATTTATTTGTTAAAAGCAGCAATCCTCGTTCTTAAAGAACTACCTAATACGCGATTCCTAATTGTTGGGGAGGGTCCAGATCGAGAGATGTTAGAGTCTTTCGCTAGGGAAAACGGTATTAGCGATCGTATCATTTTTACTGGATTGCGTAAAGACGTTCCTACATTACTTGCCTTATCTGATTTAGTTGCGATTCCATCTTTATGGGAAGGAGGTCCGTTAACTCTATTTGAAGCAATGAACCTTAGCAAACCAGTTATTGGCACTCCTGCTGGAATGATGGGTGAAGTTATCAGTAATGGTAAGACAGGTTTCCAAGTTCCGTTGCGGAGCGTAGATGAATTAGCTGAGAGAATAATTTATTTGCTCAAGAATCCAACTATAGCAAAGCGAATGGGTGGAAGGAGTTGGAAAGTTTGTCAAAATTATGATATCTCAGCATCAGTGAGACGTCTTAGTGAAATCTACAGAGAGCTCTTTAGAACTTGA
- a CDS encoding flippase, giving the protein MKKLLNRLDLSYLYAFIGEATLGLTFVFYILLARILGPDQYGVFAAATALAGILSFFIQFGLPALLTREVAAHPDRGPKETSTFLVLEGLLSIPVLLLLPFLAGIFKFDSNGLVVCYIVVLAEVCRSAKQTLRGVIRGLGQFRTETTSVALERFLSVAFASLTLFWTENLIWVVGIFTIIRILDIIGLIFYLCRKTKIWSRLSLKSLWHSLRISYPFALSSVLWILYYQIDILMLKGLAQTSDVGFYNAAYRIIEVFGSVPRVVFLVSFTRMARCHENHPEKLSTELYKTAYLLLLSTLPLLIVSGFGQQIIINTLYGKDYYLAGASLAILLPSLGIKMFGTLVEYFLQATQREHLLPMLLGVTVVLNTTLNAVLIPYLGAVGAALATLSSEIVLAIFGLWIMARVGFAQVGRTLQIISLFSLLAAATPSFLLNGLNPLICLGILLMSIGIIVSFSAKNFCRSLS; this is encoded by the coding sequence ATGAAAAAGCTTCTCAACCGTCTAGATTTATCATATCTATATGCTTTTATTGGAGAGGCAACTCTAGGCTTAACATTTGTTTTTTACATTCTATTAGCAAGGATATTAGGTCCTGATCAATACGGAGTTTTCGCAGCAGCTACAGCATTGGCTGGCATCTTATCGTTTTTCATTCAATTTGGTTTGCCAGCTTTGTTGACGCGAGAAGTTGCAGCTCATCCTGATAGAGGACCTAAAGAAACATCAACATTTCTAGTTTTAGAAGGTTTGCTTTCTATCCCTGTTCTGTTACTACTACCCTTTTTAGCTGGCATATTCAAATTTGATAGCAATGGGCTTGTCGTGTGTTACATTGTTGTGCTAGCCGAGGTATGCCGTAGTGCTAAGCAAACATTAAGGGGAGTGATTCGCGGATTGGGGCAGTTTCGGACGGAAACAACTTCTGTAGCACTTGAGCGTTTTTTATCAGTTGCATTCGCAAGCCTTACATTATTTTGGACTGAGAATTTAATTTGGGTTGTCGGCATTTTTACGATAATACGAATCCTGGATATTATAGGATTAATTTTCTACTTATGTCGAAAAACAAAAATCTGGTCTAGGCTCAGCTTGAAGAGTTTATGGCATTCATTACGAATTTCTTATCCATTTGCTCTTTCAAGTGTTTTGTGGATTCTTTATTACCAAATCGACATATTGATGTTGAAAGGATTAGCACAAACTAGTGATGTTGGTTTTTATAATGCTGCTTATCGAATTATCGAAGTTTTTGGTTCAGTCCCTCGTGTAGTTTTTCTCGTTTCATTTACTCGCATGGCTAGGTGTCATGAAAATCATCCAGAAAAACTATCAACTGAACTCTATAAAACAGCTTACCTGCTTCTGTTGTCGACGTTGCCACTACTTATTGTTTCTGGCTTTGGCCAACAAATTATCATAAATACTCTCTATGGTAAAGACTACTATCTTGCAGGTGCCTCATTAGCAATCTTATTGCCAAGCTTGGGGATCAAAATGTTCGGAACTTTAGTTGAATACTTTTTACAAGCAACTCAACGAGAACACCTTCTTCCTATGCTATTGGGAGTCACTGTTGTCTTAAATACTACTTTAAATGCTGTTCTTATACCTTACTTAGGAGCAGTTGGTGCTGCTTTAGCAACTCTATCTAGTGAAATTGTATTAGCTATCTTTGGACTTTGGATAATGGCTCGAGTCGGATTTGCTCAAGTAGGTCGAACGCTTCAAATTATTTCATTATTTAGTTTATTAGCGGCGGCCACTCCCTCTTTTCTTTTGAATGGTCTTAATCCTTTGATATGTTTGGGGATACTCTTAATGAGTATTGGCATAATTGTCTCATTTTCTGCAAAAAACTTTTGTAGAAGTTTATCATAA
- a CDS encoding DUF5060 domain-containing protein, whose product MKRNHLIHKTYLFIILLSFFNLSCTSQHENQSSSYPAVSEPTGNDLGKRNAMLWEHEDWDLNNPSWKDNPFDLVATVSFEHQNSNASHTTEMFYRGDNTWGFRFTGTHLGQWNFTTISNDPDLNGYYGSIIVRHNSNPNLAGFMTNIGNKFALQTTDTETLRPYLFNAYMNQQSFEESGFVGNWTDTQDTSIYLQDAKEHGFDTILFAINNSWFEFGSSGWDEHNSVNPDIETFEILENLIINTHRQGGRVHLWAWGDEERRWTPIGVGCNRLTRFLESCDGGINGEADRRLQRYIAARLGPLPGWTMNYGFDLQEWVSEEQTGRWADYLREHMGWPHLLWARGRFNSNLSVASYSGMGHTYEDAVSNLEADPTRPHIFEERDLYLREDFHTMDWTRQHLWRYTLAGGHGGFWGVGLDDDAKPYPNPEQLRTHQQFWLEEKRFLFAMRPANSLVTTGDGYVLKIPSNANYVVYQEDTDVIRVDLSEMQGEQLAIAVNTKNEYDEIDLGILEPGQQTLELPEVSDWAIAVGKFNQ is encoded by the coding sequence ATGAAACGTAATCACCTAATTCATAAGACGTATCTATTTATAATTTTACTGAGTTTTTTTAATCTATCATGCACTTCCCAGCATGAGAATCAGTCCAGTAGCTATCCAGCTGTTTCAGAACCCACAGGCAATGACTTAGGCAAGCGAAATGCAATGTTGTGGGAGCATGAAGATTGGGATTTGAATAATCCTTCCTGGAAGGATAACCCGTTTGATTTAGTCGCTACAGTCAGCTTCGAACATCAAAATAGCAATGCCAGTCACACTACGGAAATGTTTTATAGAGGTGATAATACGTGGGGATTTCGCTTTACTGGAACTCATTTAGGTCAGTGGAATTTCACTACGATCAGTAATGATCCCGATCTAAATGGTTATTACGGAAGTATTATCGTTCGACATAATTCAAACCCAAATCTTGCCGGTTTCATGACTAATATTGGTAATAAATTTGCTTTGCAAACGACTGATACCGAAACGCTTCGACCATACTTATTTAATGCCTATATGAATCAGCAAAGCTTTGAGGAAAGTGGCTTTGTTGGGAATTGGACTGATACTCAAGATACAAGTATTTATCTGCAGGATGCAAAAGAGCACGGTTTCGACACAATTTTATTTGCCATTAACAATAGCTGGTTTGAATTTGGAAGTTCGGGATGGGATGAACATAATAGCGTCAATCCTGACATTGAAACCTTTGAGATTCTCGAAAATCTAATCATTAATACACATCGCCAAGGCGGGCGGGTTCATTTGTGGGCTTGGGGTGATGAAGAGCGTAGATGGACACCTATTGGGGTTGGATGTAACAGGCTTACTCGCTTTCTGGAGTCTTGTGATGGTGGTATCAATGGTGAGGCAGACCGCAGGCTGCAACGCTACATTGCTGCGCGCCTAGGTCCTTTGCCAGGATGGACGATGAATTATGGCTTTGACTTACAAGAATGGGTCAGCGAAGAGCAAACAGGGCGGTGGGCTGATTACTTACGAGAGCATATGGGCTGGCCCCATTTATTATGGGCTAGAGGTCGGTTTAACTCTAACCTAAGTGTGGCTTCTTATTCTGGAATGGGTCATACTTACGAGGATGCAGTTAGCAATCTGGAAGCGGATCCCACACGGCCTCATATTTTTGAAGAGCGTGATCTTTACTTGCGCGAAGATTTTCACACCATGGATTGGACTCGCCAACACCTGTGGCGATATACCCTGGCTGGAGGACATGGCGGATTTTGGGGTGTCGGCTTGGATGATGATGCGAAGCCATACCCAAACCCTGAACAACTACGGACGCATCAGCAATTTTGGTTAGAGGAAAAGCGGTTTCTATTTGCGATGAGACCTGCCAATAGTCTGGTGACTACAGGTGATGGATATGTTCTAAAGATACCAAGCAACGCCAATTATGTTGTCTATCAAGAAGATACAGATGTAATTCGAGTAGATTTGTCAGAGATGCAGGGAGAGCAACTCGCGATCGCTGTGAACACGAAAAATGAATACGACGAAATCGACTTGGGGATTTTAGAGCCAGGACAACAGACTTTAGAACTACCTGAAGTTTCTGACTGGGCGATCGCCGTAGGAAAATTCAATCAATAG
- a CDS encoding histidine phosphatase family protein: MDYLQILLMRHGESVGNALGQMEGGQSTPLSGLGRWQAACLGRRLATMAPPSQIYCSPLQRAVDTLAHMVAGLGHGMTVEAQPPVPVQLTPDLQEFDNGIFSGLTWAEACRRYPDLCDRMMTSLDWIPIPQAESLAAGRARSRRFWQHVLTHHGNGERLWVISHHWLLEHLIAEILGCDRTWQIPMANTALFEFWCDRSRWHNTDTNRLNSILWQIRHFNDSQHLRQQ, from the coding sequence ATGGATTACTTACAGATTCTGTTGATGCGTCATGGCGAGTCGGTGGGGAATGCGTTGGGGCAAATGGAAGGAGGCCAATCGACGCCGTTATCTGGGCTGGGGCGGTGGCAGGCAGCTTGCTTGGGGCGCCGGTTGGCGACTATGGCGCCCCCTAGCCAAATCTATTGCAGTCCTTTGCAACGGGCCGTAGACACCCTGGCCCATATGGTGGCTGGCCTGGGCCATGGCATGACTGTGGAGGCACAGCCTCCGGTGCCGGTGCAGCTGACTCCTGATCTGCAGGAGTTTGATAATGGCATTTTCTCCGGCCTGACTTGGGCAGAGGCCTGCCGACGATATCCAGACCTGTGCGATCGCATGATGACCAGCCTCGACTGGATTCCCATCCCCCAGGCAGAAAGCTTGGCGGCGGGTCGAGCCCGCAGCCGTCGTTTTTGGCAGCATGTGTTAACCCACCATGGCAATGGTGAGCGGCTGTGGGTGATCAGCCATCATTGGTTGCTAGAGCACCTGATTGCGGAAATCTTAGGATGCGATCGCACCTGGCAAATCCCTATGGCTAACACCGCCCTATTCGAATTTTGGTGCGATCGCAGTCGCTGGCATAATACCGACACCAACCGCCTCAACAGCATTCTGTGGCAAATCCGTCACTTCAACGACAGTCAGCATCTCAGACAGCAATGA
- the ndhM gene encoding NAD(P)H-quinone oxidoreductase subunit M, whose protein sequence is MLLKSTTRHVRLFAAEIRDNELVPSDSVLTLDVDPDNEFNWSEEALQQVYREFDRLVELYDGAELVDYNLRRIGSDLEHFIRTLLQNGEISYNLKSRVMNYSMGLPQVVTNQSDQADQSESS, encoded by the coding sequence ATGCTGCTTAAGTCAACCACCCGTCATGTCCGCCTATTTGCCGCTGAAATTCGAGACAATGAGCTGGTTCCCAGTGACAGTGTGCTGACCCTAGATGTCGATCCAGACAATGAATTCAACTGGAGCGAAGAAGCATTGCAGCAGGTCTATCGTGAATTTGATCGCCTCGTGGAACTCTACGATGGGGCTGAGCTGGTCGACTACAACCTGCGCCGCATTGGTTCTGACCTAGAGCACTTCATCCGTACCCTGCTGCAGAATGGTGAGATCAGCTACAACTTAAAGAGTCGCGTCATGAATTACAGTATGGGATTGCCTCAGGTTGTCACTAATCAGTCTGATCAGGCTGATCAATCTGAGTCATCCTAA
- a CDS encoding PP2C family protein-serine/threonine phosphatase: MCQVCQTPLLHRYLWSTGPQPITLPEGTRLADRYQVKAGGIVLDTRPGLAPEPVDEVPDFCLPYLQLSDFPLHVPRPYALVPAVPELSLHAPVVLLEEAAISTTAGTPEVLPGLAQAWATAPGLRQLNWLWQMARLWQPCVTQGVGTTLLTPDVLRVDGALIKFLELRADANPLAESPQLLGSQWQSLIPAAHASLRPYLERLCDQLSTGHIATASALVAQLERALLASTEDQTVTLALATYTDQGPTRQRNEDACYPDGGTATALTFGTGQTDQPWPLMIVCDGIGGHEGGDVASHLAITTICQELQSLRQEAVSRSTRLEPATVTNHLHRAIRVANDAIAQRNDREQRQARERMGTTLVTALIAPPFLYIAHVGDSRAYRITAHGCRQVTLDDDVATREMRLGYGFYQQALQQPSAGSLIQALGMGSSQGIYPTVQHFLLEGEALFLLCSDGLSDNDRVESFWQIELQPILAGKRSVKKAGQHLIDLANLCNGHDNVTVGLLQLQPAPCEPDPQRLLAAAAIAAPEPLVMPSPEQVPPPAQRLRTIFWGGLLALGVGAGAGLWWWHWQQRQALMPRQSPTALAPAEDSLPRPSSSVSAGKLLQVKQPMAVNGASGSARFLEVHSTPTAGPLDQALAHIPPGSILKVEKRQVIADSTAWISIVVCSVPGSSASPESASRSDSPGGASTSGVLATPGPPLGPGDQGWIPEATLMTLTESTLTTPACP, translated from the coding sequence ATGTGCCAGGTGTGTCAAACGCCATTGCTCCATCGCTATCTCTGGAGCACGGGGCCTCAACCAATTACCCTGCCAGAGGGGACCCGCCTGGCGGATCGCTATCAGGTTAAGGCGGGGGGAATTGTCCTAGATACTCGCCCTGGTCTGGCCCCCGAGCCCGTGGATGAGGTCCCCGACTTCTGCTTGCCCTATCTTCAGCTCTCGGACTTTCCGCTCCATGTCCCGCGCCCCTATGCCCTCGTCCCCGCTGTCCCTGAGCTATCCCTTCATGCCCCAGTGGTGCTACTGGAAGAGGCGGCCATCAGTACAACCGCAGGCACCCCTGAGGTACTGCCCGGCTTGGCCCAGGCTTGGGCAACGGCCCCCGGCTTGCGGCAACTGAATTGGCTCTGGCAAATGGCTCGCCTATGGCAGCCCTGCGTGACTCAAGGGGTAGGCACTACCCTGTTAACCCCCGACGTCTTACGAGTCGACGGGGCGCTGATAAAATTCCTAGAGCTGCGGGCAGATGCCAACCCTCTTGCTGAATCGCCTCAACTGTTAGGGTCGCAGTGGCAATCCCTGATTCCCGCGGCCCATGCTTCCCTACGCCCCTACCTGGAACGCCTGTGTGATCAACTCAGCACCGGACATATTGCCACCGCCTCTGCCCTAGTGGCCCAACTGGAGCGGGCTCTCTTGGCCAGCACCGAGGACCAGACCGTGACGCTGGCCCTAGCCACGTACACTGATCAAGGCCCCACCCGACAGCGCAACGAAGATGCCTGCTATCCAGATGGTGGCACCGCGACTGCCCTAACGTTTGGGACCGGCCAGACGGATCAGCCTTGGCCTCTGATGATTGTCTGTGATGGCATCGGCGGCCATGAGGGCGGTGATGTGGCCTCTCACCTGGCCATCACGACCATCTGCCAAGAGCTACAGTCCCTACGCCAGGAAGCCGTCAGCCGTTCAACTAGATTAGAACCAGCTACCGTTACTAATCATCTCCATCGAGCCATCCGAGTCGCCAACGACGCCATTGCCCAGCGCAATGATCGGGAGCAGCGCCAGGCCCGCGAGCGCATGGGCACAACCCTAGTCACCGCCTTGATCGCTCCTCCCTTTCTCTACATTGCCCATGTGGGGGATAGTCGAGCTTATCGCATTACGGCCCATGGCTGCCGTCAAGTTACCCTGGACGACGATGTCGCCACTCGAGAGATGCGCCTGGGCTATGGCTTTTATCAACAAGCGCTGCAACAGCCTAGTGCTGGTTCCCTGATTCAAGCCTTAGGCATGGGCAGTTCTCAGGGCATTTATCCGACTGTGCAACATTTTCTCCTGGAGGGGGAAGCACTCTTTTTGCTGTGTTCGGATGGGTTGAGCGACAACGATCGGGTTGAGTCTTTCTGGCAGATTGAACTGCAGCCCATCCTGGCTGGAAAACGCTCGGTTAAAAAAGCAGGCCAACATCTGATTGACTTAGCCAATCTCTGCAACGGTCATGACAATGTCACCGTAGGCTTGCTGCAGCTACAACCAGCTCCCTGTGAGCCCGATCCGCAACGGTTACTGGCAGCAGCAGCCATAGCGGCGCCCGAGCCGTTGGTGATGCCGTCTCCTGAGCAAGTGCCGCCACCAGCCCAGCGACTGAGAACGATATTTTGGGGAGGGCTGCTGGCCCTTGGCGTCGGGGCCGGGGCCGGGCTTTGGTGGTGGCATTGGCAGCAACGGCAGGCCCTCATGCCTCGCCAGTCGCCTACGGCGCTCGCCCCTGCCGAGGATAGTCTGCCGCGACCGAGTTCGTCGGTGTCAGCCGGCAAACTTCTGCAGGTGAAACAACCTATGGCAGTCAATGGGGCCTCTGGATCGGCTCGATTCCTCGAGGTACACTCAACCCCTACGGCGGGTCCCCTAGATCAGGCTCTGGCTCATATCCCCCCAGGGAGTATTCTGAAGGTAGAGAAACGGCAAGTCATTGCGGATAGTACTGCCTGGATAAGTATTGTTGTGTGTTCGGTGCCAGGGAGCAGCGCCTCTCCTGAATCAGCATCAAGGTCCGATTCTCCTGGAGGTGCCTCTACTAGCGGCGTTTTGGCAACTCCTGGGCCGCCACTGGGGCCAGGAGACCAAGGGTGGATCCCAGAAGCCACCTTGATGACGCTGACTGAATCAACGCTAACTACTCCAGCCTGCCCCTAA